The region ACACGCACACATTTATGTCAATATATTTATCTTGTTTGAGTCGACTTACGCATTTGATAATGTGCTTGTTGCAAAGCAGATGGCGGAGGAGACAATGAGACGTAGTCACAGTTATTACCTTCACCTATCTCAATGTTGAGTTTTCAGTTTTAGATTTTGTATAATTTCAATTTCTTAAAAACTTGTTGCTTTGACCATCATAGTTGTCTCCAATTGAATTCTGCTACAGGCTGATTCCTTATAAGCTAATTAATAAggagattcttttttttttttttacatcggaaagaggAGATTCATTTTCTCTCGTCATAAAGATATTTTCAATAGTTGTTATAAATCCAAATTCCAGAATCATTGGCCATTGGTATAGCATTAGAGGGTTGCAGTACTACACTGAGCAACATCGCATCAGTGATGGCCTTCCTTCCTTTCCCCTTATActcctattttttttaattcattgacttatcaaaaaaaaattgtcgcAAGTATTCGCTATTGATACACACCCAAATTATGGCGTCTATGGTAACTGGGGATGCACGATTAGAAACCTTGGAGATGCACGATGAAGAGAATGTCGTTGAGGGGAAGTTTTTAAAACACAACCAAAATTAAGAAACGACTTTTTGTGGTTTTGAAAAACCCAGTAAAACTCTTTTGAAAATTTGTTAAAAACCAATTGAAAACCATTTTAGCCAAACATGTTTCGTGTTAAAAATGacatttaaaaactaaaaacttgcAACCATCCCAACACAAGGCATAAAGTTCCACCTAATAAATAGATTTGAACTGTTTCAACTACTCAACAATCAACACCCGTCTAAAAGAAGAAGACCATGTCCTTGCCAAACAATTCAAACATGTTGGGATGTAATGGAACTTATATAAAAAAGAAGACCATGCCCTATACTAGGTTTAGATTTAATTTCAATGTTTTCCGTTTATTACCAAAAAAAGATTTAATTTCAATGTTTGATGAAATTGATAATTTTTGATATAGAATTACATATAAATTTGAAAAAGGAATAAGTTTTTCCACATCACTTCATTTATTACGTGGCAGTGCCATGTCCCTCCGGTCGTTTGGCAAAATCGTGGGAGCTCCACTAGAGAGAGACAAGGGTGATATTTGAACAAAAATGAATAAAGTATCACAAATTTTATAATTGCAACACATTCTTGTAAATGAATCCCATCGCCCAGAATACAAAGAATTCAATAAATATATAGCAGTATACCCTATTGGTCTAACAGataaaaatgaattaatttaataatgGGAGTAACATATTGCTAAATGCTACCTACCTATATTGgtttaatattttttggatTCAACTAATCTAAGGACCAGTGAGCTTTCTCTTCAAACGAGTCACATCCTAGTCGGCATGGCATGACCatacttgttgttgttggtgagcAATAAAGCTTTTGGGCCCATGAATGTGGAGGTGTGGTTAGATAGATCGGAAGGCCCATGGGCCCAATGAAAGAATAGTTAGTTAGGTAAGTGGAGATAGCTGGCACAACCGCCAAATAGCTATGGTGATAGTGGCGGCAACAGCGTGGGTAGACGTGGCGGTGGCACGTGATACTTGATTTTGATCATAAGAAGCACCTTCATACACCATCGTGTTACTGTTACTGTTGTCGTCGTTATCCATGGGCGAGCCAGGCACTTGTTTCGTGTCTTGCCCCTGTGACGCTTTCTGACTGaaaacacacacaaaaacaAACACAATATATAATCAGACATTAAACAAACCTAATTAAATAGAATTAGAAAAAGACAAAATTGAAAACCTGTATGTGTCACATGTGATATGTTAGTGCTATGTAACGATAACCCTTGAGATGTGTGCACCAATCCATCCCATGTGCATCAATTAATTGCATTTGCCCATGTTATTCAGATTCAACATATGGTCCCTATTTCCGGACATTCATAATTATTCTGCCTACCATCATTCATCAACCTCTCCAACTATATTGAATTTGGATTGCGTGCACTTTAATACTTCTTAAATTTATTTATGCAGTTAAGCAGTTTGATTAGCTCTTGAAAAATATCAACGGAATCATATACTACCTCTTTCTATTAGTAATAGAAAAAGGGTGAAAAACAATTACTAGCAGTAAATTTTATAGTTTTTTAACCGTGAAAAAAAAGTGGAGGGAAATAACGTAACTATTACTACTATTGTTACTAACCTGGTGGTAGGAGAAGGACAAAAGGTGATGGTATAATCTGCTGATGCACAAGTGAAGGTGCTGGTCTTGTCATCGTACGCGTAGCTATACGCGCGTGGGCAAGCGCTCTTGAACACCTCAGAGTAAGAAGAAGGTTTGCAAGTATCCGGTGTCCCATACGCGCCGCTGCAGCAATATTCCGGCGTGTTAAACGCCTCACACGCGCTCTTACACGCCACGGCGCCCTGCTTCCCGTCCACCCTCAGCTCCGACGGACACGCGCCGTTCAGATCGCCGATGCATCCCGTCGCGGTGCAGTTGTCGCCGGATCCGCCCTGGGGAACCACCAGCATCGGCACGTTGTAGCCGTCGACGAGG is a window of Lotus japonicus ecotype B-129 chromosome 5, LjGifu_v1.2 DNA encoding:
- the LOC130720057 gene encoding pathogenesis-related thaumatin-like protein 3.5; translation: MDQPTLSLISFLLTLHLSLSGVISTTFTFVNKCDYTVWPGILSNAGVPPLSTTGFVLQTGETSAIAAPTSWGGRFWGRTLCSQDDSTGKFSCVTGDCGSGKLECAGNGALPPATLAEFTLDGAGGLDFFDVSLVDGYNVPMLVVPQGGSGDNCTATGCIGDLNGACPSELRVDGKQGAVACKSACEAFNTPEYCCSGAYGTPDTCKPSSYSEVFKSACPRAYSYAYDDKTSTFTCASADYTITFCPSPTTSQKASQGQDTKQVPGSPMDNDDNSNSNTMVYEGASYDQNQVSRATATSTHAVAATITIAIWRLCQLSPLT